The following coding sequences lie in one Rutidosis leptorrhynchoides isolate AG116_Rl617_1_P2 chromosome 4, CSIRO_AGI_Rlap_v1, whole genome shotgun sequence genomic window:
- the LOC139845258 gene encoding probable E3 ubiquitin-protein ligase RHC1A, translating into MSSGGYTHWCYQCQRAVRLRGRNPVCQYCSGGFVQELSEVFEPGDIGPTHAHEPSDYGLMEPFPDPRNRVMDAFSQLIRHRMAGRNPNFDIRRRSGLVPEHGVVPWFFIDGQGQARMSPNDRFEFFFNGAPPGPRRSNVSNILMGPGLQELIEQLTVNDGRHGPPPATRSAIDSMPTIKISYRHLNTDSHCPVCKDEFELGSEARQMPCNHIYHSGCIEPWLVQHNSCPVCRVELPAQGTTRGSSSSSGDGSGEENGEHFRGRRNPLSFFWPF; encoded by the coding sequence ATGTCAAGCGGCGGCTATACGCATTGGTGCTACCAATGCCAGCGAGCAGTCCGTCTTCGGGGTCGTAATCCGGTTTGCCAGTATTGCTCTGGAGGATTCGTGCAAGAACTAAGTGAGGTGTTTGAGCCTGGAGACATTGGGCCTACTCATGCACACGAGCCTTCCGATTACGGGTTAATGGAACCATTTCCAGACCCAAGAAACAGAGTCATGGATGCTTTTTCCCAGTTAATAAGACACAGAATGGCAGGAAGAAACCCAAATTTTGACATAAGAAGGCGATCTGGGCTCGTCCCGGAACATGGTGTCGTTCCATGGTTCTTCATTGATGGTCAAGGCCAGGCTCGGATGTCCCCCAATGATAGATTTGAGTTCTTTTTCAATGGTGCACCACCAGGTCCAAGGCGGTCTAATGTCAGTAACATTCTTATGGGTCCCGGATTACAAGAACTGATCGAACAACTTACAGTGAATGATGGTAGACATGGTCCACCACCAGCAACACGTTCAGCAATTGATTCTATGCCCACTATTAAGATCTCATATAGACACCTTAACACTGATTCTCACTGCCCAGTTTGTAAAGATGAATTTGAATTGGGATCTGAGGCTAGGCAAATGCCATGCAACCATATCTATCATTCAGGTTGCATCGAGCCCTGGTTGGTTCAGCATAATTCTTGCCCTGTTTGTCGGGTGGAGCTGCCAGCTCAGGGTACAACTAGGGGAAGCAGCAGCAGCAGTGGTGATGGTAGTGGTGAAGAAAACGGGGAACATTTTAGGGGAAGGAGGAACCCATTATCGTTTTTCTGGCCTTTTTAA